One genomic segment of Nitrospirota bacterium includes these proteins:
- the htpG gene encoding molecular chaperone HtpG: MTKEVLEFKTEVNQLLDLMIHSLYSHKEVFLRELISNASDAIDKARYESLTNSEIQKDGGEWKIKLSIDKAAGTLTISDNGIGMNKDEGIRELGTIAHSGTMEFLTKLKEKSPDDSTELIGQFGVGFYSSFMVADKVVLISKKAGTNDCIRWESAADGTFTIEDAEKATRGTDVILYIKDEEKEKYLTEYELRRIVTKYSDYIDYPVVMDVERQKESEIDKGKKYTVTEEEKLNSQKAIWLRDKSEITESDYNEFYKHVSHDFTDPTRVIHYKAEGTTEFTALLFIPSRMPFDIFYKDFKYGPTLYVRRVQIMEHCEELIPQYLRFVKGVVDSSDLPLNVSREILQNNRQIEVINKNLTKKVIDTLSDMKQNEFDKYLEFYKQFGRILKEGIHFSYEKRETVADLLLFSSTATESGKYTTLKDYVKNMKEDQKDIYYMTATDFEDAVHSPYLETFKEKGYEVLILLDEIDDMIFTGFQYSDKDFKSALRGDITLDKAKEEEKKESEKKYKKLLDLINTRLKADVKEARFSGRLKDSPCCLVGDEGAMDANMERLLRSIGKEIPPTKKIFELNPTHPLIEAMNELFEKDQTSEKLMKYIDMLYNQALVLEGSRPKDSQLFTSMVSELMVKDMKSV; this comes from the coding sequence GTGACAAAGGAAGTTTTAGAGTTTAAAACAGAGGTAAACCAGCTACTGGATCTGATGATCCATTCGCTGTACTCACACAAAGAGGTTTTTCTGCGTGAGCTTATCTCTAATGCCTCAGACGCTATAGATAAGGCCCGCTACGAGTCGTTGACAAACAGTGAAATCCAAAAAGACGGTGGAGAGTGGAAAATTAAATTATCTATAGACAAAGCAGCCGGTACGCTTACGATAAGCGACAACGGCATAGGCATGAATAAGGATGAGGGCATACGGGAGCTTGGCACAATAGCCCACTCCGGAACTATGGAGTTTTTAACTAAACTCAAAGAGAAATCCCCCGATGACTCCACAGAGCTTATAGGGCAGTTTGGCGTTGGGTTTTACTCCTCCTTTATGGTGGCAGATAAGGTTGTGCTGATTTCAAAAAAGGCCGGCACTAACGACTGCATACGGTGGGAATCCGCAGCAGACGGCACTTTTACGATTGAGGACGCTGAGAAGGCAACACGCGGAACTGACGTTATCCTCTATATTAAGGATGAAGAGAAAGAGAAATATCTCACCGAGTACGAATTAAGACGTATCGTTACAAAGTACTCCGACTACATAGACTACCCTGTTGTAATGGACGTGGAGCGGCAAAAGGAAAGTGAAATTGATAAGGGTAAGAAATATACCGTTACTGAGGAGGAGAAACTTAATTCCCAAAAAGCTATCTGGCTCAGGGATAAGTCCGAGATAACAGAGTCAGATTACAACGAGTTTTATAAACACGTTTCTCACGACTTTACTGACCCCACAAGGGTTATCCACTATAAGGCTGAGGGTACTACGGAATTTACTGCGCTTTTGTTTATCCCGTCACGGATGCCGTTTGATATTTTCTATAAGGACTTTAAGTACGGCCCAACCCTTTACGTCAGACGGGTTCAGATTATGGAACACTGCGAGGAGCTGATCCCGCAATATCTGCGCTTTGTAAAAGGTGTGGTGGATTCCTCTGACTTACCGCTGAATGTTTCCAGAGAAATTCTGCAAAACAACCGCCAAATTGAAGTTATCAATAAAAATCTGACAAAGAAGGTGATAGACACCCTCTCGGATATGAAACAAAACGAATTTGACAAATACCTTGAATTTTATAAACAATTCGGACGAATCCTGAAAGAGGGTATTCACTTTAGTTACGAAAAACGGGAGACTGTGGCAGACCTGCTTCTTTTTAGCTCTACAGCTACAGAGAGCGGTAAATACACTACTCTTAAAGATTATGTAAAAAACATGAAAGAAGACCAGAAGGATATCTACTACATGACGGCAACCGATTTTGAGGATGCTGTCCACTCACCCTATCTGGAGACTTTTAAAGAGAAAGGCTATGAGGTGCTGATTCTTCTTGATGAAATTGATGACATGATTTTTACAGGGTTTCAGTACTCAGATAAAGATTTTAAATCGGCGCTGCGAGGCGATATCACCTTGGATAAGGCTAAAGAGGAGGAAAAGAAAGAGAGCGAAAAGAAGTACAAAAAACTATTGGATTTAATCAACACGCGGCTAAAGGCTGATGTTAAAGAGGCGAGGTTTTCAGGCAGGCTGAAGGATTCCCCGTGCTGCCTTGTTGGTGATGAGGGTGCTATGGATGCTAACATGGAACGCCTTTTACGCTCCATTGGCAAAGAAATTCCACCTACTAAGAAAATCTTTGAGCTTAATCCGACTCATCCCCTTATTGAGGCAATGAATGAGCTTTTTGAAAAAGATCAAACAAGTGAAAAACTCATGAAGTACATTGATATGCTCTACAATCAGGCATTGGTTTTAGAAGGGAGCAGACCTAAGGATTCACAGTTGTTCACCTCGATGGTATCGGAGCTGATGGTTAAGGACATGAAAAGCGTATGA
- a CDS encoding DsbC family protein — protein sequence MLKKLLIFLGVFLALAVYCSAETTEEAFKKVFPNVKYDTIKESPVKGLYEILVGSEIIYFDPATGILILGEMRMNNGKNLTSESLMAVMKERVKNIPYEKGMKIGNGKNIVVEFTDPDCPYCRRAAAFLKTKKDITRYVFLYPLVQLHPDSEKKARFILCAKDKVKAFYDVLDGKYDDKEITVCNDDKVEATLKEYRNVGDKIGVSGSGTPFLIVNGEPVQGANLPLINKYLGEPEEQVPGHNHSKLDTEKTPDKHEDEKAPAKQDSEK from the coding sequence GTGTTAAAAAAATTGCTAATTTTTCTCGGTGTATTTCTTGCGCTTGCGGTATATTGCAGTGCGGAAACAACTGAGGAGGCGTTTAAAAAGGTATTTCCAAATGTTAAATACGACACAATAAAGGAGTCCCCTGTTAAGGGACTTTACGAGATTTTGGTGGGGTCAGAGATTATTTATTTTGATCCGGCAACCGGTATTTTGATCTTAGGTGAGATGCGGATGAATAACGGCAAGAACCTGACATCGGAAAGTTTAATGGCAGTTATGAAAGAACGTGTCAAAAATATTCCATATGAAAAGGGTATGAAAATTGGTAACGGTAAAAATATCGTTGTTGAATTTACTGACCCGGATTGCCCGTATTGCAGACGCGCCGCTGCCTTTCTTAAGACCAAAAAAGATATTACCCGTTATGTTTTCCTGTATCCTTTGGTTCAACTGCATCCTGATTCCGAAAAGAAGGCCAGGTTTATTCTCTGCGCCAAGGACAAAGTTAAGGCCTTTTATGACGTTCTGGATGGGAAATATGATGATAAGGAAATCACTGTATGTAATGATGACAAAGTAGAGGCGACGTTAAAGGAATACCGCAATGTAGGTGATAAGATTGGTGTATCCGGCTCGGGCACACCATTTCTGATTGTAAACGGTGAACCGGTTCAAGGCGCCAACCTTCCGCTTATCAATAAATATCTTGGCGAACCAGAGGAACAAGTACCTGGACACAATCATTCAAAACTAGATACCGAAAAAACCCCTGATAAGCATGAGGATGAAAAAGCCCCTGCAAAACAGGATAGTGAAAAATAA
- the cobT gene encoding nicotinate-nucleotide--dimethylbenzimidazole phosphoribosyltransferase, with product MTISEATAKIKPLDDKYIKLSQERLDSLTKPRGSLGKLEDFAKRLCAIYQTDMPEMPKKGVFVFAGDHGVVEEGVSAYPSEVTPQMVFNFLRGGAGINVLARHAGADVFVIDMGVNYVFKDCPGLINKKVVSGTRNMCKGPAMSTDEAVRTIEAGISLAEEYAKKGYRLFGTGDMGIGNTTPSSAITAVLTGLSPQAVTSRGTGIDDAALAKKIKAIETALTVNKPDKHDALDVLSKVGGAEIGGIAGLCIGAASLGIPVVVDGFISTAGAAIACVLDTRVSAYLIGSHMSQEGGHKPLLNFMGVEPLFDFNMRLGEGTGAALAMTVLDASLKIYKEMATFAEAMVSDTDKDIHKT from the coding sequence ATGACAATTTCAGAGGCAACTGCCAAAATAAAACCATTAGACGATAAATACATAAAATTATCACAGGAACGGCTCGATAGTTTAACCAAACCGAGGGGCAGTCTGGGGAAACTCGAGGATTTTGCCAAACGGCTCTGTGCCATATATCAGACGGATATGCCTGAGATGCCAAAGAAGGGCGTCTTTGTATTTGCCGGAGATCATGGAGTGGTTGAGGAGGGAGTGTCAGCGTATCCCTCAGAGGTGACTCCTCAGATGGTGTTTAACTTTTTAAGGGGAGGGGCCGGGATAAATGTTTTAGCCAGACACGCCGGTGCTGATGTTTTTGTAATAGATATGGGGGTCAACTACGTTTTTAAGGACTGTCCGGGACTGATAAATAAAAAGGTGGTCTCAGGCACCAGGAATATGTGTAAGGGGCCTGCAATGAGCACAGATGAGGCAGTGAGGACAATTGAGGCAGGAATATCATTGGCTGAGGAGTATGCAAAAAAAGGCTATCGTTTATTTGGCACAGGCGATATGGGAATAGGAAACACCACACCGTCATCTGCTATAACAGCCGTACTTACCGGACTGTCACCTCAGGCAGTAACAAGCCGCGGAACGGGAATAGATGACGCAGCGCTTGCTAAGAAAATCAAGGCTATAGAGACGGCACTTACCGTAAATAAACCTGATAAGCACGATGCTCTCGATGTGCTTTCAAAAGTGGGCGGAGCAGAAATAGGCGGCATTGCAGGACTGTGTATAGGGGCGGCATCCCTTGGGATACCAGTGGTAGTGGATGGGTTTATATCAACTGCCGGAGCGGCAATAGCGTGTGTGTTAGATACGCGAGTGTCTGCATATCTTATAGGCAGCCACATGTCTCAGGAGGGTGGACACAAACCTCTTTTAAATTTCATGGGAGTTGAGCCGCTTTTTGATTTTAATATGAGACTTGGCGAGGGAACCGGAGCGGCGCTGGCTATGACGGTTTTGGACGCATCGCTTAAGATTTACAAAGAGATGGCAACTTTTGCCGAGGCCATGGTTTCTGACACTGACAAGGATATTCATAAAACTTAA
- a CDS encoding substrate-binding domain-containing protein — protein MKRNIFNTLSALIVALLCALCFNFAVSAADKAAAKDPLRGIPFSDPKKIFKMSDEWMKAPIKYESWAKGADIAVALDQQIYPALLPLIREYEKQNGLKIAVEEGTCGIAAGAVSKKTVDISGMCCPPGEVDRLPGLKYLNLGIGSLAILVNKDNPVENISTADLRNIFRGKVDKWSQLKTDKKAQDIEIKPIIRLHCKNRPGHWCLLLGSEDLFSPRAMDVGSIADMLTQVASVKGAVGYETLWMVEHNNKNSVLKALSIDGYSPYDNSALISGKYNIYRTFNITVWNAPNLINEKAAKLVDYIIKNLERIDKSYYIVPATELRKAGWKFDGNELVGEPF, from the coding sequence ATGAAACGAAATATTTTCAACACATTAAGTGCTCTGATTGTGGCACTTTTATGTGCGCTGTGTTTTAACTTTGCGGTAAGTGCGGCTGATAAGGCTGCTGCTAAAGATCCTCTCAGGGGTATTCCATTTTCTGATCCCAAAAAGATTTTCAAGATGTCTGATGAGTGGATGAAAGCTCCCATAAAGTATGAATCATGGGCTAAAGGCGCTGACATTGCCGTAGCGCTTGATCAGCAGATATACCCGGCCCTTCTGCCGCTTATTCGGGAGTACGAAAAACAAAACGGTCTGAAAATTGCCGTTGAGGAGGGAACTTGTGGAATAGCGGCAGGGGCGGTATCGAAAAAAACTGTTGATATCTCCGGTATGTGCTGTCCTCCCGGTGAGGTTGACCGGCTGCCGGGTTTGAAATACTTAAATCTCGGCATTGGCTCTCTTGCAATTTTGGTTAACAAAGACAACCCCGTCGAAAACATCTCAACCGCTGACCTACGAAACATCTTTAGAGGTAAAGTGGATAAGTGGTCGCAGTTGAAAACCGACAAAAAAGCGCAGGATATTGAAATAAAGCCCATCATAAGGCTTCACTGTAAAAACCGCCCTGGCCACTGGTGTCTGCTTCTGGGTTCTGAGGATCTGTTCAGCCCGAGGGCAATGGATGTAGGTTCTATTGCGGATATGCTTACACAAGTCGCCTCGGTTAAGGGTGCTGTCGGGTATGAAACCCTTTGGATGGTTGAACACAACAATAAAAATTCGGTACTTAAGGCGCTTTCTATAGACGGCTACTCCCCATACGACAACTCGGCATTAATCAGCGGCAAATACAACATTTACCGCACATTTAACATAACAGTGTGGAATGCTCCCAACCTGATTAATGAAAAAGCGGCAAAACTTGTCGACTACATCATAAAAAATCTTGAAAGAATTGACAAGAGTTATTACATAGTGCCAGCAACAGAGTTAAGAAAAGCAGGCTGGAAATTTGACGGCAATGAGCTTGTCGGAGAGCCTTTCTGA
- a CDS encoding PAS domain S-box protein: MNLNRISLTVKMTVITVFVSLAVSAVGSHLLDKNLQKLLHAQLTDRLSRRAVDNRRVFDKYYLGYHQFVKLFTALPGFTNYVSKVKRDNSTKPVITKEAPPWIPPPSVLRVFPKFDYALLFDPQGNLRELFQNSAKSPTPGLLKPSHSILQMTYNQTFQTSIDDKLFILASEVVKDSSGNTIATLMVAHHIDSKLLDEIFGNVGQSTVALVAGKNLKVLASNKPDLLRQGDSLEDLKDNYTFIGKSFLDYGDAENTIMFASLISNEDIDKLSTDIRHKSKMISMTAAFFMICSFLLIMIHIVKRIIRLNRGITEFSQQIGLNLGQFAGISDQLTSLEFRFRRLFEEIIFSRNALLEASQELQNSEKSIRAIMENMPDGMIAIDNNKTITMFNRSAEQIFGYNVSEVIGLSFMKLLSDEFEGIHDSISSFEHRTETFEMSGKRKDGNVFPIDINTNIVDFLGKPMTIVMVRDITRRKLYEDEIKRTKEELELKVQERTYELIQTNSKLTMEILERKRSEEQNRAILSTSLDGFVMCDMEGRFINVNDAFCKMIGYEREELLQMKVADIEASKTPEAIISEIERIKVIGGVRFESKQRRKDGNIINVEVSINIISEENILFAFIRDITQRVLLEERNNAIFSTSLDGFVMTDLYGSFIFVNDAYCKMTGYTREELLKMFVSDIEILNTQNDTRQDISNIIKMGGGRLDGKLRAKDGTIIYVEASINILNVEKILFAFIRDITQRVYLEEENRRHYDIQRVTSAILSISMEPIPFEHQLEQVIDLILNIEWLALESKGCIFLADEGAVEVLEMKANRGLSHEIMTLCKWVPFGTCICGRAAVAKEIIFTDCIDDQHDITYEGVGPHGHYCVPILSSDRSVMGIINLYVKEGHKQEKTEMEFLGAVSNTLAGIIERMRTQKNLELSQTLFQSFMSKSPMMAFIKDENGRYVFVNDKFNRVTHHKENEVIGKSDFDIFPADTATAMRAHDSMAIAVEKTVDTMENIPEPDGIHQWLIIKFPYKDITGRRLLAGMGIDTTEHKRVEETLKKSEEKYLNIINSTSEGFIEINKSMQVVRVNDSTCAMVKATFNEIRDKGILYFIDKEYREEYVELIRDLMGGSGVASDLTLRATDGALIHTRINATPVKDATGAVTGAFALISDITEIIDMKDSVTRYAAELQRSNQDLQDFANVASHDLQEPLRKIVAFGERLREVSADTLTTDALDYLNRMDSAAERMQQLIDDLLNFSRITTRAKPFTRTEISKIVEDIKTDLEVRLMKSKGKIEAASLCVVDADRFQLQQLLTNLIANGLKFHRDGVPPVVRVSSVSSADGLCRIRVEDNGVGFDMKYVDKIFKPFQRLHSKSQYEGTGMGLAICEKIVQRHGGTISVDSALGKGTVFTITLPIVHEKVDERESEEQK, from the coding sequence ATGAACCTAAACCGTATATCTCTGACCGTTAAGATGACTGTTATTACGGTGTTTGTCAGCCTTGCTGTAAGCGCCGTAGGCAGCCATCTCCTTGATAAAAATCTGCAGAAGCTCCTACATGCTCAACTTACCGACAGGCTTTCACGCCGGGCAGTTGATAACAGACGTGTTTTTGACAAGTACTATCTTGGCTACCATCAGTTTGTCAAATTATTTACAGCCCTGCCAGGTTTTACAAATTATGTTTCCAAAGTAAAACGGGATAACTCTACAAAACCTGTAATCACAAAAGAAGCCCCGCCATGGATTCCCCCGCCATCTGTGTTGAGGGTGTTCCCTAAGTTTGACTACGCGTTGCTCTTTGACCCGCAGGGAAATCTTAGGGAATTGTTTCAAAACTCTGCAAAATCGCCAACCCCCGGTCTCCTAAAACCATCACACTCTATTTTGCAGATGACTTATAACCAAACGTTTCAGACATCTATAGACGATAAGCTTTTCATACTGGCTTCTGAGGTGGTCAAAGACAGCAGCGGAAATACTATAGCAACGCTTATGGTAGCCCATCATATAGATTCTAAACTTCTTGATGAAATTTTCGGCAACGTGGGACAAAGCACAGTAGCTCTTGTTGCTGGAAAGAATTTAAAAGTCCTGGCAAGTAATAAGCCCGATTTATTGCGGCAAGGAGACAGTCTTGAGGATTTGAAAGATAATTATACTTTTATAGGAAAATCTTTTTTAGACTATGGTGATGCTGAAAATACGATAATGTTTGCTTCTTTAATATCTAACGAGGATATTGATAAGTTAAGCACTGATATCAGGCACAAGAGTAAGATGATAAGTATGACGGCGGCTTTTTTCATGATATGCTCATTCTTACTCATAATGATACATATAGTGAAGAGAATAATTCGTCTAAATAGAGGAATTACAGAATTTTCACAGCAGATCGGTTTAAATCTGGGACAATTTGCTGGTATTTCTGATCAACTCACATCCCTTGAGTTTAGGTTCAGGAGACTTTTTGAGGAAATTATATTCTCAAGAAATGCACTACTTGAAGCATCTCAAGAGTTGCAAAACAGTGAAAAAAGTATAAGAGCTATAATGGAAAATATGCCCGATGGCATGATAGCTATTGATAACAACAAGACAATAACCATGTTTAACCGCTCAGCCGAACAAATCTTTGGTTATAATGTCTCCGAGGTCATAGGCCTTAGTTTTATGAAGCTTTTGTCGGATGAGTTTGAAGGCATACATGACTCAATCAGCTCATTTGAACATAGGACAGAAACATTTGAGATGTCTGGCAAACGTAAGGATGGCAATGTATTTCCTATTGATATTAACACTAACATTGTTGACTTTTTGGGTAAACCAATGACCATAGTCATGGTAAGGGATATAACAAGACGCAAGCTATATGAGGATGAAATTAAACGCACTAAAGAAGAGCTTGAACTAAAAGTGCAAGAGAGAACTTACGAGTTAATACAGACTAACAGCAAACTTACTATGGAGATACTTGAAAGAAAGCGTTCTGAGGAACAAAACAGAGCAATTCTGAGTACATCGCTAGATGGATTTGTGATGTGCGATATGGAGGGCAGATTTATAAATGTAAATGATGCTTTTTGTAAGATGATTGGTTACGAGAGAGAAGAGTTACTGCAAATGAAAGTAGCAGACATTGAAGCATCAAAAACGCCAGAGGCCATAATAAGTGAAATTGAAAGAATAAAGGTTATTGGTGGTGTTCGTTTTGAGAGTAAACAAAGACGCAAAGACGGTAACATTATTAATGTTGAAGTCAGCATAAATATTATAAGTGAGGAGAATATTCTTTTTGCGTTTATAAGGGACATAACGCAGCGTGTACTTTTAGAGGAACGGAACAACGCGATTTTCAGTACATCTCTGGATGGTTTTGTAATGACTGATTTATACGGCAGTTTTATTTTTGTAAATGATGCATATTGTAAAATGACGGGCTACACCAGAGAAGAGTTGTTGAAAATGTTTGTATCAGATATAGAAATATTAAACACACAGAATGACACAAGGCAAGACATCTCAAATATAATAAAAATGGGCGGAGGCCGCTTAGACGGCAAACTAAGAGCTAAGGATGGAACGATTATTTATGTCGAGGCCAGTATAAATATTTTAAATGTGGAGAAAATTCTCTTTGCCTTTATAAGGGACATAACGCAGCGTGTATATTTAGAGGAGGAAAACAGAAGACACTACGACATCCAGCGAGTAACGAGTGCCATATTATCAATATCAATGGAGCCGATTCCTTTTGAGCATCAGCTTGAGCAAGTCATTGATCTCATACTCAATATAGAATGGCTTGCTCTTGAATCAAAGGGTTGTATATTTTTAGCGGATGAGGGCGCAGTAGAGGTGCTTGAAATGAAAGCTAACAGGGGGCTTTCTCATGAAATCATGACTCTTTGCAAGTGGGTACCGTTTGGCACCTGTATATGTGGACGGGCGGCTGTGGCAAAAGAGATTATTTTTACCGACTGCATTGATGACCAGCACGACATAACATATGAAGGCGTTGGTCCCCATGGGCACTACTGCGTGCCGATACTTTCCAGTGACAGAAGTGTAATGGGGATTATTAACTTGTATGTCAAAGAAGGACATAAGCAGGAAAAGACCGAGATGGAGTTTCTGGGAGCAGTTTCAAACACCCTTGCCGGAATTATAGAGAGGATGAGAACTCAGAAAAATCTTGAATTAAGTCAGACTCTGTTTCAAAGCTTTATGAGCAAAAGCCCTATGATGGCCTTCATAAAGGATGAAAACGGAAGGTACGTTTTTGTTAACGATAAATTCAACAGGGTAACTCACCACAAGGAAAACGAGGTAATAGGCAAAAGCGATTTTGACATCTTTCCGGCAGATACGGCAACAGCCATGAGAGCGCACGATTCAATGGCAATAGCTGTCGAAAAGACAGTTGATACCATGGAAAATATTCCTGAGCCTGACGGTATTCATCAGTGGCTTATTATTAAGTTCCCGTATAAAGACATCACAGGAAGAAGGCTACTGGCCGGTATGGGGATAGACACAACGGAGCATAAGAGAGTGGAGGAAACTCTCAAAAAATCTGAAGAGAAATACTTAAATATAATAAACAGCACATCAGAGGGGTTTATAGAGATAAACAAGTCAATGCAGGTTGTTAGGGTAAACGACTCAACCTGTGCGATGGTAAAAGCAACTTTTAATGAGATTAGGGACAAAGGGATATTGTATTTCATAGATAAAGAATATAGAGAGGAATATGTTGAGCTTATCAGGGATCTGATGGGTGGCTCAGGAGTAGCCTCAGATTTAACTCTGAGGGCAACTGACGGTGCCTTGATACATACGAGAATTAACGCAACGCCAGTAAAGGATGCAACAGGAGCGGTTACAGGAGCTTTTGCACTAATTTCTGATATTACGGAAATAATCGATATGAAAGACTCTGTTACCCGCTATGCAGCCGAGCTACAGCGAAGCAACCAGGATCTTCAGGATTTTGCCAACGTTGCCTCTCATGATTTACAGGAACCGCTTCGGAAAATAGTTGCCTTTGGCGAAAGACTACGTGAAGTGTCGGCTGACACGTTAACCACCGATGCCCTTGACTATCTGAACCGAATGGATTCTGCGGCAGAGAGAATGCAGCAATTGATAGATGATCTGTTAAATTTCTCACGTATAACCACACGGGCAAAACCTTTTACCCGCACCGAAATAAGCAAAATAGTAGAGGATATCAAAACCGACCTTGAAGTGCGGCTTATGAAAAGTAAAGGGAAAATCGAGGCTGCTTCGCTTTGTGTGGTAGATGCCGACCGTTTCCAGTTGCAGCAGCTGCTTACGAATCTTATAGCCAATGGGTTAAAATTTCACAGAGATGGAGTGCCTCCGGTTGTAAGGGTAAGCAGTGTCAGCAGCGCTGATGGTCTTTGCCGTATAAGAGTAGAGGACAACGGAGTTGGGTTTGATATGAAGTATGTGGATAAGATATTTAAGCCGTTTCAGAGGCTTCATAGCAAGAGTCAATACGAGGGGACTGGGATGGGGCTTGCTATATGTGAAAAAATAGTGCAGCGGCACGGCGGCACAATATCTGTGGACAGCGCTCTTGGCAAGGGGACGGTGTTTACCATAACTTTGCCCATTGTTCATGAAAAGGTGGATGAAAGAGAAAGTGAAGAGCAGAAATAA
- a CDS encoding DUF1460 domain-containing protein, translated as MKNSKVQLIYILTVITALLILTGNGQCFPSEKEISQLQQQTKTLPIGERIALWAENFVGTPYDTDPLGAYVRNKVIVYDKSVDCMYHVFRSVELAFGGTPEESLKIALNLRFKTKGKLGSDGLVTNYDDRFQYAEDMVSSGKWGTDITQEIGSTTKIKGDRGVESVSIVPKENIKDVLSKLKSGDIVFLIKKVEKRVVGEIVGHEGVIKVENGDVYLIHASGLKNKENENYKVKKVPLLDYAVNMSFIGITVSRFTTH; from the coding sequence GTGAAAAACTCTAAAGTGCAATTAATTTACATACTGACCGTTATAACGGCATTATTGATTTTAACTGGCAATGGCCAATGTTTTCCTTCTGAGAAGGAAATCTCACAATTGCAACAACAGACGAAAACTCTTCCGATTGGCGAAAGGATTGCGCTGTGGGCTGAAAATTTTGTCGGCACCCCATATGACACTGACCCTCTGGGAGCTTATGTGAGAAACAAGGTTATCGTTTATGATAAAAGCGTTGACTGTATGTATCATGTGTTCAGGTCTGTTGAGTTAGCCTTTGGCGGCACTCCTGAGGAGTCTCTTAAAATTGCTCTCAATCTGCGGTTTAAAACTAAAGGAAAACTTGGCTCTGACGGGCTTGTCACTAACTATGACGACAGATTTCAGTATGCCGAGGATATGGTGTCAAGCGGAAAGTGGGGCACTGACATAACACAAGAGATAGGCAGTACAACTAAGATAAAAGGAGACAGAGGAGTAGAGAGCGTCTCAATTGTCCCAAAGGAAAACATAAAGGATGTGCTTTCAAAGCTTAAAAGCGGTGACATAGTGTTTCTGATAAAAAAGGTTGAAAAACGTGTAGTCGGTGAAATAGTCGGCCACGAGGGCGTTATTAAGGTGGAAAATGGCGACGTTTACCTTATCCACGCAAGCGGACTTAAAAACAAAGAAAATGAAAACTACAAAGTTAAAAAAGTTCCCTTACTTGACTATGCCGTAAATATGTCCTTTATTGGTATCACAGTGTCGAGATTTACAACCCATTGA